In Leuconostoc kimchii IMSNU 11154, the DNA window TGCTAATTTAATCTGCTCAACATAACTCACCCAGAGAGGTGCTGCAGCCACAACTGTATCACCTGGATTCACGAGTACTTGCATCAAAGCATATAATGACAACTTGGCACCCGTTGTGACTGTCACATTATTTAAAGCAATATCCGCATCAAACCGCTGTTTCACTTGATCAACAATCGCTTGCTTAAGTGCTTTTATACCACTTGTTGGTGTATAAAAGCTCGTCTGCTCAGCTTGTATAGCTTGTATAGCTGCCTGCGCAATATGCTTTGGTGTTTGAAAGTTTGACTCTCCAACACCTAGGTTAATAACATCAATACCATTTGCTTGCATGTCCTTAGCTAACTTACTCATAGCTAATGTTGCTGCAGCTTCAACTGTTTTGGCACGCTCTGAAATCATTTTTTCTCCTCAACACTAACACTTAAAGTCCCTTAATCACACGATAGGGGCTGCCTGTTTTAAAATCAAGTGTGACATAATTTAATGTATTATTTTGTCCCTTATAACTCACTTCCCAAACCAGAGCCTGCTTGTATTCACTAATATTGGCTGAGTAGATCTTTTTGGGTTTATAGGTTGTTAAAATTAATTGACGTAGTTGCTTATCTGACAAACCATTACGACGATCATAAGTTTTAACTTGATTCGACTTACCACGCACAATAGCTACCTTTTGCTTTCCTGAAGCTGTGGTACCAGTAATTGCGTAGGTTGTTTTTTGCCTGTGATCAACACTAATTTGCTGAACTGTTGCGATATCTGTCTTAGCCTTGACGAAACGCTGCAGGCGTGATTCATCACGCCTCATTGGTGTCAAAGACACATAAAAATAGCAAATCGTTAAGGCAGACAATATAATACCGATACCCGCAGCAATGAACCAAAATCTCGACCAATGGACATTTTTTTGTTTGCGGCGCTGTCGGATTCGAATATCGTCTTTAAATTGCATCATAATTTTTCCCCCAACAAACGTCTAATACTAGTATATCAAATATCTTTTAGAATTTGGTTATACTGTGTCACCAAATTTTTCTTGACATCAAAATGAGGTAATAATTCAATTTGAGATTTAAAATGATTACGTTGCATGGCATTCAATTGTGTAACCAACAGTGTTTTAGGATGACGTTGCATCTGTGTTAATACTAAAGCTAAACGTGAAACAGGTTGCCAAACGATACGTTCTGGCACAATAACAATAGTTGGTAAGTCTTGATCACGCAACCACATCGTACTAAATATCTTAGGTGTCACCATTATAATATTTTCTTGACCAACATGGCTTTGTCTTTGAATTTTTTCCAGAGAACCTGTTATTCCTTCAGCAACAAGGCTGTAGGAAGTAACCATCGCATGCTTAATTTTTTGATACCAATGATTAACACGATCAAGGTCTGGCAAAATAATTAAAATTTCACCAACATTCTTTTGCGTCAGTGCTTGTAAATGTATCAAAGGCGAACTTTTTTGCAACTGCACAATGCGAACCGGATTGCTTTGGTTACGGATAAATTCCCTTTCAACGGTAATGCTTTTAGGCGTATCACCCAAAAAGTCACTCACTTGATTATCAAGATACTCACTAACCACAAGTAATTTATGAATATGCGCAATAAAGTGTTGTTGATAAATTTGCTGGGCACGAATATCAAAAGCAACTGTCATTTGAGATTGTTCATTAATATTTTTCAATTCGTAATGGCTCGTCACCTCAGTTTGTTGTAGCAACCTTCTAATTTTAATTAATTGTCCTGTCACTTGGCGCCACTCTGTAGGAATAGGTGTCCCACTCAAACTAACAACTTCAGCGAGCTGGTGAAGTAAAGTTAACAAGCGCTCAACTTTTTTTAACGTTGATATATTTGCATTAGTTAAACGATAGACTTGTTTAATTAATTTGAGTGTCTCTGCGGTACTTTGTCTAATAAATAAGCGTTGTTTGTGAGTCAAACCTGGAATTTCTTGGTGCATCAGCGTTTTGACTGTATTTTGAAATTGCGTTAAATTTAATTCAACATGGAAATAGTTTTGTAAATCTGAAATAAACTGGCTTGGTGTTTCCATCACAATAACCGGCCACTGCGTTAAGTGTCTTGTTGCCAATAATTCGCGATACTGATTAAAATACGAATTAAAATTCATAATCAAAACATCAGCATGATCAGCACTAGCCTTTGCGCGTTTAAAAAACAAACTATTGGTATCACCTTGAATATCCGACACAATATCAGTGTGATTCACACCAACCTGTATTTCATGGAGTAATCCTGTTTTTGTCTGCGTTAACCAGACTAATATACGTGCTTTGAAAAACTGTTTCTGTGTTGTATCTGTGGTATCGTGCAATTTAGACATAAAACGGTCCACGTCAATATATTCAGCCGCATCATACAAAATCGCTGTATTTAATTTAATATCCAATAATTTTGCTAGTCTCTGTGACAACATGAGTTGCTGCTTTTGGAGACTTTCGTCATTTGTTAATAAAAGCGTCGGTTGCGACTTGGTATCCAACAACAATGGCACTAAATAGCCTAACGTCTTCCCAATTCTTGGTGCTGTTAAAACAGTTAAAACACCATCATGACGTTTAGCAATAAACGCATTAACACGATTCATTAAATTATTTTGTGCATCATTTGCAGTCAGCCAGTGACCAAATAATTGTCGTTTATTTTCTGAAGTTGCAGGATAATCAGGTATTTTTTGGTTCTCTGGGCTAGATTGAATTAATGGTTTTGTGAGAGCAATCTTGTCCATAATATCCAAATCGTGCCCCTGATGTTTAACTTTAACCAACTTCAAAAAATCTTGTGTCTGCCTAAGCAATGGCCATGCACCATATTGTAATTGCTGTAAAACCACACGTGGTAGCTGCTCTGCTCTTTGCCAAAGTTTTAAGAACAACAACGCGGTAGCATGGGCGTCAGCGTTGGCCCGATGTGCATTGTTTAAGGTAATATCCAAATAAGTCGTCAAATCTAATAACCGATACCCTGGGGCTGTTGGTAATAGGATTTGAGCAAGCTGTACCGTATCAATAGCAGCTGAATTCAGTTTTTGAAAGCCTGTTCGCACAAATTCATCGTTCAAATAAGGATAATCAAAATTAATATTATGTGCAATGATAACAGCATCTTTTAGTAAATTTTGTAAGAGTGGTGCGATTTCTTCAAAGTAGGGTGCATTCTTGACCTCTTTTTGGGAAATATGAGTTAATTGTTGGATATTACGGGCAATTAATTGTCCAGGGTTCACAAATGATTCAAAATGATCAACAATTTTACGTTGTTTGATGAAGGTCATACCGATCTGAATGATGCGGCCACCCTTAGCGACACTCTGCCCCGTCGTTTCTAGATCAACAACTACAAAGGTTTCGTTGGCGTTCATAAAAAACACCTTTCTATAATTTATTGGCGAATGACGTTGTTAACTTTGTTTTAACTCATGAGCTCGCAACAAACTTAACAACGTCATTCCCTTATTATTTTACACTATTTGCTACTATGCGGTACAATAGTATAGGATATTCGGAGAAAAAATATGATTAGTCAAATGATTGGCGTTGGTATTGCCCATGCTAAAGTAATTTTAATTGGTGAACATGCTGTTGTCTATGGCCAACCAGCTATCGCTATCCCTCTTACTAACCTAACTGTAACGACAACTATTCGACCTGCCTTTAGATCACAAACAATTGAAAGCAGCACCTTCCACGGTGCCTTAGACGAACTTGGTGCCAATGTTGAGGGTTTACGCCAATTGATTTTACGTCTGCTTACAAAGTTCAAACTGCAAGATACACCGTTTACAATGACAATTGATACAAATATTCCACAAGAGCGTGGATTTGGAGCATCAGCTGCTTTTGCAACATCAATTACAAAAGCTTTTTTTGATTATATCAAAGCACCTCTAGCAGCTGCTGAATTAAAGTATTTCACCGACATCGAGGAAAGTATTTCTCATGGGTCAGCCTCTGGACTTGATGCAGCAACAGTTGGTTCAAACGACCCGATTTGGTTTATTAAACATAAGCAATTGGCCTCATTTCCCATGTCGCTGACCGGAACTTTAGTTGTTGCTGATACTGGTATTCATGGGCAAACCATGCATGCAGTTAATATAGTTAAAAGTCAGCTCGACACAGATTACGAATTAACATGGCAAAAAATAGTGCATCTTGGACAAATTACCAATAAAGTTCGCCTTGATTTAACTCAAAACAACCCAGAACATGCAGGTTTATTGTTTACCGCTGCACATCACGAGTTACAATCATTAGGCATCTCCCATCCGAAGCTAGATAATCTTGTAAATGCAGCAATTCATGCAGGTGCGCTCGGCGCTAAATTAACAGGTGCTGGCATTGGCGGTGCAATGTTCGCTCTAGCTAAAAACAATGACGATGCAATTGCCATTGCTAATGCCTTAACTAAAGCAGGTGCTCAAAATACCTGGATTCAGCCTTTATAAACATATCTTAAAAACCCATTAATGACAACTTACTCTGCCATTAATGGGTTTTTAAATCACTAATTTGTACCACCTTTATCCCCATTAGCACCCTCTTCAACACCCGGGTTCCACCAATTAACTCGTGCATTAGTATCGCGTGTTTTTAAATTAAACTCACTCACGTACTTATCTGGTGCCAACGCCCAAGTATAAGTTTTGTGCAACTTAGCATGTGTAATAATTCTATACTCAGTTGATGGAAATAGACAACTAATAATTGTGAGCTGTGCTGTTTTTTGTGGATTTAATACTGAAACTTGTGTTGCTGGCACAGTTGTTTGCCCAGAAATAATATACTGATATATTCCTTTTTGATTAGCTAGTAAAATCGTTTGTCCATTTAGCCAAGAAGAGCCCTCTAATCGACCATGATTCACGTAAGGCGCATCATGGTTAGCTGACTTTTGTAACGCACTAAACCCTGTGTGCCCATCATTAAAATTATGACCAGCTAACCCATAATTTCCTTGTCCCATGATTGGCTTTTGTTGCCCCTCTGGATCAGCTTCAGAACGATTAGCGTAGTCAGCACCCGCATTTAATCCTAAATCAGAATATGCATCGTTATAAATTGGTAATAAAATATTCCGACTTGGAATCGCAACAAATCCTTGCTTTTTAAACCCCTTAGCAGCATTACGCATCACCATTCTAGCAATTGAACGACGCGAGGTATTATCTTGTCGACTCTTTTTATCTGTTTTTGATCGCTGATACTTTTGCACGTGATGCAATGCGATATCTTTCACATTGGCAATATTATTTTGGTACAAATAAAGCCCAAGCACTGCAAATACTGTTACAACGCACGAAACAAGCATTGCATTATAAAAAGAAACGGATTTTTTTTTCCGCCTTAACTTAATAATGAACTCACCAATGCTATAAACGATAAATGTAACAACAAACAGGACACCGAAATATAATAATTGCTTACCATTTTGTGAGGGTATCTTGCCTTGATTAGACAGCGCTAGTGAAAAAATAAATGGCAACATTCCATATTCCTATTCTTATCTACGAATGTGTTTATTTGTACTTTAAACATATTGTTAGATTAGTCATCTTACTTACTGTTTATTCAAAATGTCATCAATATGGGCTAATTCCGTTTCAGTGAAAGTCATCTGCTCTGAAAATGATAGGTTGTCTATCAAGTGTTCTATCTTACTAGCCCCAATGACAACACTAGCCACACGTCGATCTCTTAATAGCCAAGCCAGTGCCATTTGCGATAACTTTTGACCACGTTCATTGGCAATTTGATTTAATTCATTTAATTTTGCTAGTAGTGTATCTTTACCATTTTTAAATAAAAATTCGTTTGTACGATGAATCGGATAATCTTCAGGTATGTTATCTAAATAGCGATCAGTTAGTAGACCTTCTGCTAGAGGACCGTAAGCAACCAAGCCAGCATGATGTTTGTCTAACACATCAAGTAGACCTTCTGATTCAGCTGACCTGTTTAACATATTATATGATACTTGATTACCAATAAAGGGCGTCCCTAACTCATTGAAGATTTCGGCAATGGCTGCAGTCTGAGCTGAAGTATAGTTTGACACGCCAACATACAGGGCCTTGCCTTGCCTAACGATGAGGTCCAAAGCACGAGCTGTTTCTTCTAGACGTGTATTAGGATCCCAGCGATGTGCATAGAAAATATCAACATAATCTAGTCCCATGCGTTGTAGACTCAAATCTAATGCTGCTGTTAACGTTTTCTTTCCTGAAAATTCACCTAATGGTCCGGGCCACATATGATATCCCGCCTTAGTTGTAATGATTAGTTCATCACGATAAGGTTTTAAATCACTACGATATACTTGACCAAACGTTTCCTCTGCTGTACCGTTACTTGGTCCATAATTAGAAGCATTATCAAAACTAAAAACACCACTATCAAATGCTTTTAGAATCACTTTTTTAGAATTTTCAAGAGGCATCTGATCGCCTAAGTTACGCCACAAGCCAAAAGATACTGCTGGTAAAATCAAACCTGAGTCGCTGACGCGACGGTAAGGTAATTTTTCATAACGCTGTTCATCTGCTTTATAAACCATAATTAAAGTCCTCTCAAAATATGTTCTGCGATCTGTTTGTGTTCACTACTTAATGGATGTACTCTATCTTTAGAAATCGGCCAATCATTTGTTAACATCATACTGAAATTATTAAATCGTTTAACTTCATTTTGATAAACCGATTGAAACGCACCGTTAAATGGTAATATCAAAACTATTTTAGCAGAATGAAAGCGTTTTATCAATTCTAACAGGTAGATACGCAAACCGAATGCAAATGATTCAGCGGTGGCACCATAATTAAAATCATTCGTCCCATAATTTACAATCACCAAGTCTGTCAAAACTCGTGGCCGTTCAATGTTTTCTGCCACTTGCCATAATGCCTCAATCGCCGTCGGTTCTTGAAATGGCGCATTAGGGGTCAAACCAGTGCCACCGTAGGCTATCCGATTTAGTGGCCTGCCAAGGCAATCAGCCACTAATTGTGGATAACTCAACTCTGGGTGGTTACCATCTTCAGCCATACTTTCCCCTGCTGTAATAGAGTCACCGACAAATGTGACAAAAGATTCTTTGCGTATTACTGGCGTAACCTGCCCATCATCAATTGCCATGGTTGTCAAGACCACTGGATTCTGCCATAGTGTCAAACTACTAGCTGAACTATCACGTAACATGATCCGAACATATGCTATGTTAGCAGCTATTTGAAAAATAAGTCGTTGTTCACTAACCAGAATTTCGCGCCAAGGTTCCCCATTAATTTGGATAACAAACGATGTCTGATCATTAATATCACTGAATTGAAATTGTACTTCTTTGACACCAGTGGCTTTGAATGCAATACTTGCACCAAATTGTGTTGTCACAAACGCGTGATCATCTGCTCCCCATTCAGCTGACAGTAGTTGCCGCATATCAACAGTTTTCATAACATCACATTCCTATTATCTGGACTCTTCATAATATCTTCAATACTTTCAAAAGCATTGACACGCCTAATTGTTTCAGCAAATGTCTCTGCTACAGATATTTGTATTAATTTACTGAACTGTTTTTCTTTTGGCACCTCAATTGTATTAGTGACCAAAACTTGTTTAATTGCTGACTTTTTTAATTTTGCTACGGCATTATCAGAAAGAACAGCATGCGGCGCAACTGCATAGATCTCTGTGACACCAGCAGCTGACAAGGCTTGACTGGCTAACACCATACTCGTACCCGTGTCGATAATATCATCCACTAAAATTGCACGTTTTCCTACAACATTACCTGTAACAGCGTAAGTTCCACTGGACAATATGCCATCCACACGACGATCCACAACTGCCCATTCAGCATGTAATAATTCAGCAAATTTACGTGCGCGACTAACACTTGAATGATCAGGTGCCACTACGACCAAATCATCGCCGAGTAAGTCATTTTCATAAAAATAATGACCTAAGGCCGGCATTGAGATAAGATGATCAACTGGAATGTCAAAAAAGCCTTGCACTTGGTCCGCATGAAGATCCATTGTTATGACCCGTTTAACACCTTGTGACTCTAACATATTAGCAATCATACGTGCAGATATCGGTTCACGAGATCGCGCCTTACGATCAGCTCTTGCGTAACCAAAATATGGTATCACGATGTTTATTGTATTCGCTGATGCGCGACGGGCTGCATCAATGAATATCATGAGCTTCATAAAATTATCATTAACTGGATCCGAAATA includes these proteins:
- the mvk gene encoding mevalonate kinase, coding for MISQMIGVGIAHAKVILIGEHAVVYGQPAIAIPLTNLTVTTTIRPAFRSQTIESSTFHGALDELGANVEGLRQLILRLLTKFKLQDTPFTMTIDTNIPQERGFGASAAFATSITKAFFDYIKAPLAAAELKYFTDIEESISHGSASGLDAATVGSNDPIWFIKHKQLASFPMSLTGTLVVADTGIHGQTMHAVNIVKSQLDTDYELTWQKIVHLGQITNKVRLDLTQNNPEHAGLLFTAAHHELQSLGISHPKLDNLVNAAIHAGALGAKLTGAGIGGAMFALAKNNDDAIAIANALTKAGAQNTWIQPL
- a CDS encoding ribose-phosphate diphosphokinase, with the protein product MTTPEYQIFSLGSNPQLGIEIATLLETDLSAVDTRQFADNEIYERIEQTVRGRDLYVIQGISDPVNDNFMKLMIFIDAARRASANTINIVIPYFGYARADRKARSREPISARMIANMLESQGVKRVITMDLHADQVQGFFDIPVDHLISMPALGHYFYENDLLGDDLVVVAPDHSSVSRARKFAELLHAEWAVVDRRVDGILSSGTYAVTGNVVGKRAILVDDIIDTGTSMVLASQALSAAGVTEIYAVAPHAVLSDNAVAKLKKSAIKQVLVTNTIEVPKEKQFSKLIQISVAETFAETIRRVNAFESIEDIMKSPDNRNVML
- a CDS encoding exonuclease domain-containing protein, encoding MNANETFVVVDLETTGQSVAKGGRIIQIGMTFIKQRKIVDHFESFVNPGQLIARNIQQLTHISQKEVKNAPYFEEIAPLLQNLLKDAVIIAHNINFDYPYLNDEFVRTGFQKLNSAAIDTVQLAQILLPTAPGYRLLDLTTYLDITLNNAHRANADAHATALLFLKLWQRAEQLPRVVLQQLQYGAWPLLRQTQDFLKLVKVKHQGHDLDIMDKIALTKPLIQSSPENQKIPDYPATSENKRQLFGHWLTANDAQNNLMNRVNAFIAKRHDGVLTVLTAPRIGKTLGYLVPLLLDTKSQPTLLLTNDESLQKQQLMLSQRLAKLLDIKLNTAILYDAAEYIDVDRFMSKLHDTTDTTQKQFFKARILVWLTQTKTGLLHEIQVGVNHTDIVSDIQGDTNSLFFKRAKASADHADVLIMNFNSYFNQYRELLATRHLTQWPVIVMETPSQFISDLQNYFHVELNLTQFQNTVKTLMHQEIPGLTHKQRLFIRQSTAETLKLIKQVYRLTNANISTLKKVERLLTLLHQLAEVVSLSGTPIPTEWRQVTGQLIKIRRLLQQTEVTSHYELKNINEQSQMTVAFDIRAQQIYQQHFIAHIHKLLVVSEYLDNQVSDFLGDTPKSITVEREFIRNQSNPVRIVQLQKSSPLIHLQALTQKNVGEILIILPDLDRVNHWYQKIKHAMVTSYSLVAEGITGSLEKIQRQSHVGQENIIMVTPKIFSTMWLRDQDLPTIVIVPERIVWQPVSRLALVLTQMQRHPKTLLVTQLNAMQRNHFKSQIELLPHFDVKKNLVTQYNQILKDI
- a CDS encoding class A sortase, which gives rise to MLPFIFSLALSNQGKIPSQNGKQLLYFGVLFVVTFIVYSIGEFIIKLRRKKKSVSFYNAMLVSCVVTVFAVLGLYLYQNNIANVKDIALHHVQKYQRSKTDKKSRQDNTSRRSIARMVMRNAAKGFKKQGFVAIPSRNILLPIYNDAYSDLGLNAGADYANRSEADPEGQQKPIMGQGNYGLAGHNFNDGHTGFSALQKSANHDAPYVNHGRLEGSSWLNGQTILLANQKGIYQYIISGQTTVPATQVSVLNPQKTAQLTIISCLFPSTEYRIITHAKLHKTYTWALAPDKYVSEFNLKTRDTNARVNWWNPGVEEGANGDKGGTN
- a CDS encoding DUF5590 domain-containing protein, whose amino-acid sequence is MMQFKDDIRIRQRRKQKNVHWSRFWFIAAGIGIILSALTICYFYVSLTPMRRDESRLQRFVKAKTDIATVQQISVDHRQKTTYAITGTTASGKQKVAIVRGKSNQVKTYDRRNGLSDKQLRQLILTTYKPKKIYSANISEYKQALVWEVSYKGQNNTLNYVTLDFKTGSPYRVIKGL
- a CDS encoding aldo/keto reductase, whose translation is MVYKADEQRYEKLPYRRVSDSGLILPAVSFGLWRNLGDQMPLENSKKVILKAFDSGVFSFDNASNYGPSNGTAEETFGQVYRSDLKPYRDELIITTKAGYHMWPGPLGEFSGKKTLTAALDLSLQRMGLDYVDIFYAHRWDPNTRLEETARALDLIVRQGKALYVGVSNYTSAQTAAIAEIFNELGTPFIGNQVSYNMLNRSAESEGLLDVLDKHHAGLVAYGPLAEGLLTDRYLDNIPEDYPIHRTNEFLFKNGKDTLLAKLNELNQIANERGQKLSQMALAWLLRDRRVASVVIGASKIEHLIDNLSFSEQMTFTETELAHIDDILNKQ
- a CDS encoding GDSL-type esterase/lipase family protein is translated as MKTVDMRQLLSAEWGADDHAFVTTQFGASIAFKATGVKEVQFQFSDINDQTSFVIQINGEPWREILVSEQRLIFQIAANIAYVRIMLRDSSASSLTLWQNPVVLTTMAIDDGQVTPVIRKESFVTFVGDSITAGESMAEDGNHPELSYPQLVADCLGRPLNRIAYGGTGLTPNAPFQEPTAIEALWQVAENIERPRVLTDLVIVNYGTNDFNYGATAESFAFGLRIYLLELIKRFHSAKIVLILPFNGAFQSVYQNEVKRFNNFSMMLTNDWPISKDRVHPLSSEHKQIAEHILRGL